A window from Calliopsis andreniformis isolate RMS-2024a chromosome 5, iyCalAndr_principal, whole genome shotgun sequence encodes these proteins:
- the LOC143178882 gene encoding tRNA (guanine-N(7)-)-methyltransferase, with the protein MSEPLPLPQKKYYRQRAHSNPIADHCIEYPMKPDLMNWSSLYPLYFSNNEEECKENISQKCVEFADIGCGYGGLLVTLSPMFPNNLILGMEIRVKVSDYVMDRIAALRSQNPGQYQNIACLRTNAMKYLPNYFHKGQLKKMFFLYPDPHFKKSKHKWRIINKTLLAEYAYILAEGAIVYTVTDVKDLHEWIVQHFREHPLFDDVPKGELDVDPVVEKLYESTEEGQKVTRNKGDKFLAVFKRISDPYDKDS; encoded by the exons ATGTCAGAACCACTACCGTTGCCGcaaaaaaaatattatagacAACGTGCACATTCGAATCCCATAGCAGATCATTGTATAGAATA TCCAATGAAACCAGATTTGATGAATTGGAGTTCATTATATCCactttatttttcaaataatgagGAAGAATGTAAGGAGAATATTTCACAAAAATGTGTAGAATTTGCAGACattggatgtggctatggcggTTTATTGG TTACACTATCTCCTATGTTTCCTAATAATTTAATCCTTGGCATGGAGATCAGAGTAAAAGTTTCAGATTATGTTATGGATCGTATAGCTGCATTACGATCACAAAATCCTGGACAGTATCAGAACATTGCATGTTTAAGAACTAATGCAATGAAATATTTACCAAATTATTTTCACAAGGGACAG CTGAAGAAAATGTTCTTCTTATATCCAGACCCACATTTCAAAAAGTCAAAGCATAAATGGagaataataaacaaaacactTTTAGCAGAATATGCTTATATATTAGCTGAAGGG GCTATTGTATACACAGTGACAGATGTAAAAGATCTACATGAGTGGATAGTACAACATTTTCGTGAGCATCCACTGTTTGATGATGTTCCAAAAGGGGAACTG GATGTAGATCCTGTCGTGGAGAAATTGTATGAAAGTACGGAAGAAGGCCAAAAAGTAACAAGAAATAAAGGAGATAAATTCTTAGCTGTGTTCAAGCGAATTTCAGATCCATATGATAAAGATAGTTGA
- the LOC143178881 gene encoding cilia- and flagella-associated protein 65: MFKMNENFSNRAKLVHLDYGEVEVGKTVVKTIEIWNESCKEQVYQVQRDPTTNPLDHVFYLRSYTWMLAPNEKYLCEIRYRPFTVFSKNVDYFSIMNSVGTCFMRIMTLGSSIGPEVTCSTTDIVMHCTKKNSEIKRRVKLKNNSKVPAIFMFDIDERSTVFKLNIKEGLINPHSYKYVTITFTPIENESYTYHLPILILNQEPIILNLYGYCSSFKEESSFTYPWKEKNGFKGYMSDCANTAGDLPPVSLSKNYFDFGQVDTDIENLMHRIPHAICLTNHSSTNLSITWEQDVEGIFNITPCEMQVQAKQSVLFELLFNPSVKNNLFGREIIGSIFFKHKKQSFFPFTTSIRMIGHSFPAASNGWIPQYDMPQTVIMPACVPSFPVYTTFLIKKFGHLPLMFQFVPPPTSHFTVKPMLGVIYQNYQIIAIEMTPECKNEQIYIERWTIFFNGNKKNESYIDFKGYAEYANIMFCNSNGLTFAPVFPGCQQFEKLGIRNITRHTIKYTFYHMPPELDLEYPSREITSNDTLIQECIFQPVEPNINYDFELQCVLVVVKNGVPIGSKSCISLRVRGRSQTGSLVAIPKELNFGELEYNSTKTLSFDLFNFSSVNIYYKLICTHSNWPLGNIEKDVTVRPTSETAFSNSHNKIIVSITPHTPGYYQFAIQYLIRVSYRSDTLLSKQKPIKVCNVHCMCILPILKVRNACAIGCKQKYSLNISKPFLWRTLQINRLNTILENILPGEKKTLTINLFPMVLNKGILFIKLIMMNCSTLPVSWSLKRIHQCGCKPVIKKRGCSFQKEVIECVHQTLCVLCPETGLLKPKEDIIISMKVSYTLLGKSEISWDLDVGYNRHVILKILIDCLPEFEKQYDFLNPRSINFGQIYFGNKEAVYKAYWINNITNNDLSYSVNINNICKLNQAYHCEVFSCLNQNGIIEAQTAKPLVLKFQPRMFGAYKVTLPITLGEKTMDLVVKADACCDFRSTLIDKPLAPACACKASLFPVYYNSDCIDMWTIPTYSSIVRMLFIYNNLNYDALAYEWKCHDVPKILHVEVFPRKGIMSPNAVQSFRVKICSKGQPCTIDVNISCEFLNASERRDYQRSIIKYNILSEELDGQFVITEKGTRVPKPWFEILDKPELYCKVLTLRCSIYPVEDECIRVNLIEELKTAPSNTIHFNKSNSCNNTIQNEKERSIITFILESLLWDIVSSRQFKKTLEESLIPRKNLYYSQFMMDLSERKRLIQRSYISPPLAYIDSILEEMLYTIVHEEFSIEITHLIPEQDARHINYIKTLPKQNQPNMKLNFYKQLYDSDIVNINDMVVNPRMSTRVSFLQ; the protein is encoded by the exons ATGTTCAAAATGAACGAGAACTTTTCGAATAGAGCAAAACTAGTCCATTTAGATTATGGAGAAGTAGAAGTGGGAAAAACGGTGGTGAAAACGATAGAAATATGGAATGAGTCCTGC AAGGAACAGGTTTATCAAGTGCAACGAGATCCAACTACTAATCCTTTGGATCACGTCTTCTATTTACGTTCTTACACTTGGATGCTGGCTCcgaatgaaaaatatttgtgCGAGATACGTTATCGGCCATTTACTGTGTTTTCCAAAAATGTAGACTACTTTAGTATTATGAATTCTGTTGGAACGTGTTTCATGAGGATTATGACTCTTGGATCTAGTATCG GTCCGGAGGTGACTTGTTCTACTACAGACATTGTTATGCATTGTACAAAGAAGAATTCTGAGATTAAAAGAAGAGTTAAactaaaaaataattctaaagTACCtgcaatatttatgtttgacatAGACGAAAGAAGTACAGTATTTAAGTTAAATATTAAGGAAGGTctcattaatcctcattcttataaaTATGTTACAATCACATTTACTCCAATAGAAAATGAAAGCTACACATATCATTTACCcattttaatattaaatcaA gAACCAATCATCTTAAACTTATATGGATATTGTAGTTCTTTTAAAGAAGAAAGTTCTTTTACTTATCCGTGGAAAGAGAAAAATGGTTTCAAAGGTTACATGAGCGACTGCGCAAATACAGCAGGAGATTTACCACCAGTATCTTTATCAAAAAACTATTTTGATTTTGGTCAAGTAGACACAGATATAGAGAACCTCATGCACAGAATTCCACATGCAATATGTCTTACTAATCACAGTAGTACAAATTTATCGATCACTTGGGAACAGG aTGTTGAAGGAATTTTTAATATAACACCTTGTGAGATGCAAGTTCAAGCAAAACAGTCTGTGCTGTTTGAGCTTTTGTTTAATCCAAGTGTGAAAAACAATCTCTTTGGCAGAGAAATCATTGGAtctattttttttaaacataAGAAGCAATCATTCTTCCCATTTACTACTTCAATTAGAATGATAG GTCATTCATTTCCTGCTGCATCAAATGGATGGATCCCCCAATATGACATGCCTCAAACTGTAATAATGCCAGCATGTGTACCATCATTTCCAGTTTATACAACATTTTTAATTAAGAAATTTGGTCACTTGCCATTAATGTTTCAATTTGTTCCTCCACCAACAAGCCATTTCACTGTGAAGCCAATGCTTGGTGTAATTTATCA AAACTATCAGATAATTGCAATTGAAATGACACCAGAATGCAAAAATGAACAGATTTATATAGAAAGATggacaatattttttaatggaaATAAGAAGAATGAAAGTTATATAGATTTTAAAGGGTATGCTGAGTATGCAAACATTATGTTTTGTAATAGTAATGGATTAACTTTTGCGCCAGTTTTCCCAGGTTGTCAGCAATTTGAAAAACTGGGAATAAGAAATATTACGCGTCATACGATAaa GTATACATTCTATCATATGCCGCCTGAACTTGATTTGGAGTATCCAAGTAGAGAAATTACTTCTAATGACACTTTAATCCAAGAGTGCATTTTTCAACCAGTTGAACCTAACATAAACTATGATTTTGAATTACAATGTGTATTGGTTGTTGTAAAAAATGGAGTTCCCATTGGATCTAAAAGTTGTATAAGTTTACGTGTTCGGGGAAGAAGCCAAACAGGCTCATTAGTG GCAATTCCGAAAGAACTGAATTTCGGTGAACTTGAATACAACAGCACCAAAACATTAAGCTTTGATCTTTTCAATTTTAGTTCAGTAAATATTTATTACAAACTGATTTGTACTCATAGCAACTGGCCACTTGGGAATATCGAAAAAGATGTTACCGTGCGTCCAACTTCAGAAACTGCTTTTTCAAATTCTCATAATAAAATTATTGTTTCTATTACGCCACATACACCAGGGTATTACCAATTTGCTATACAGTATCTAATAAGAGTTAGTTACAGATCAGATACTTTACTTTCTAAACAAAAACCCATTAAAGTTTGTAACGTACACTGCATGTGCATATTACCTATTTTAAAG GTACGAAATGCATGTGCTATAGGATGTAAGCAGAAATACTCTTTGAATATTAGCAAACCATTTTTGTGGAGAACGCTACAAATAAATAG attaaatacaatattagaaAATATACTACCAGGAGAGAAAAAAACACTAACTATAAATTTGTTTCCAATGGTCTTAAATAAAGGAATtcttttcataaaattaattatgaTGAATTGTTCAACATTACCTGTCTCATGGAGTTTAAAAAGGATCCATCAATGTGGTTGTAAACCTGTTATAAAGAAAAGAGGCTGTTCATTCCAGAAAGAAGTGATAGAATGTGTCCATCAAACTCTTTGCGTTCTGTGTCCAGAAACAGGGCTATTAAAG CCAAAAGAAGATATTATAATTAGCATGAAAGTTAGTTATACATTGCTTGGGAAATCAGAGATATCCTGGGACTTGGATGTGGGCTACAATCGACAtgtaattttaaaaatactaATTGATTGTTTGCCTGAATTTGAAAAGCAGTATGATTTTTTAAATCCCAGAAGTATAAACTTTGGGCAGATTTACTTTGGAAACAAGGAAGCAGTTTACAAA GCATATTGGATAAATAATATCACAAATAACGATTTGTCATATTCTGTAAACATTAATAATATTTGTAAATTAAATCAAGCCTATCATTGTGAAGTATTTTCCTGTTTAAATCAAAATGGTATCATAGAAGCTCAAACTGCTAAACCTCTAGTCTTAAAGTTCCAACCTAGGATGTTTGGTGCATACAaa GTTACACTTCCAATAACTTTAGGAGAGAAAACAATGGACTTGGTAGTGAAAGCAGATGCATGTTGCGATTTTAGATCTACGTTAATTGATAAACCACTAGCACCTGCTTGTGCTTGTAAAGCTTCATTATTCCCTGTGTATTACAATTCAGATTGCATCGATATGTGGACCATCCCAACATATAGTTCCATTGTTAGAATgcttttcatctataataatttgaattatgATGCCCTCGCTTATGAATGGAAATG TCATGATGTGCCAAAAATACTTCATGTTGAAGTATTTCCTCGTAAAGGTATAATGAGCCCAAATGCAGTACAGAGTTTCAGAGTGAAAATCTGCAGCAAAGGGCAACCGTGTACAATCGACGTTAATATATCTTGCGAATTTTTGAATGCCAGTGAAAGACGAGATTACCAAAGaagtatcattaaatacaacattttaagCGAAGAATTGGACGGACAGTTCGTTATTACAGAGAAAGGCACTCGTGTGCCA AAACCGTGGTTCGAAATATTGGATAAACCAGAATTGTATTGTAAAGTGTTGACTCTACGGTGTTCTATATATCCTGTAGAAGATGAATGTATAAGAGTTAATTTAATAGAAGAACTGAAAACTGCACCATCAAATACAATTCACTTTAACAAAAGTAACAGCTGTAATAATACCATACAAAATGAAAAAGAACGTTCCATAATTACGTTCATTTTAGAaagtttattatg GGATATTGTTAGTAGCAGACAATTTAAGAAAACTTTAGAAGAAAGTTTAATACCTAGAAAAAATCTGTATTATTCACAATTTATGATGGATCTTTCAGAGAGAAAAAGATTAATACAAAGATCTTACATATCACCGCCATTAGCATATATTGATTCTATATTAGAGGAG ATGTTGTATACTATTGTACATGAAGAATTCTCCATAGAAATTACACATTTAATTCCTGAACAAGATGCAAGACATATCAATTATATTAAAACATTACCTAAACAAAATCAACCCAAtatgaaattaaatttctataAACAACTTTATGATAGTGATATTGTGAATATTAATGATATGGTGGTAAATCCAAGGATGTCAACCAGAGTATCCTTTTTACAATAA